CTGCAGCGCAGCGTGTTGGCTCGTTTAAAGCGATGACCCTGCACACATTTAAACTGGTGGGGTTTTGGCGTGCCCCCTCTTCACTCCTTTCATTGTCCTCTCTTCCAGCTGATCGCTCTGACAGATCCAGCATCAGGAGGTCTGATCCAGTGCTGTAGTAGAGGCAGCTCTGATCCACACAGCCACACTCCACAGgtccagacacacacacctcagtaaAACCAGCGACGCTGCCTCCTCTTTCTGGATCGGCTTTGTCCGTCCTGATCAGCACCACTCTGCCTTGTTCACCCACAACCACCAAGCACCGTGCATGTCTTGGATCTGTTTCCATGACAACTGATGCCCCAACTAACACGACCGGCTGCTCAAGGCTATGGAGAACCCGAAGTTGTGATCCTGGGAGACGCAAGGGAAGGAAGCACAAGCGTCCATCTGGCAGGCCGCAAAGAATAACCGGTGATTTGGCGAGAGCAGCCTCAACCCCAAACAAAAGTTTAAAGAGAACTGGCTCGAGACAAACGCGAGAAGAACGTGTGTCTGTTCCACCGAGGGAGGACGAAGAGGGTGTACCGTCATCATAATGGATGCAATTCAGCACAGACTTTGTTGTTTGTCCTGCATCACCTTGTATGACAGGTGAGACCAGCGGCAGGCAGAATGAACCAATCACCTCATAAGAGGATGGAAGGGTTTGTTCTGGTCTTTTATACAAGGTCAACAGCCAGGATGCTCCACTCTGGGAAAGGGTCAGGAGCACAGAGCCAACGAGGAGCAGGGACGACACTCCATCTGCACCAGCAACAAGGAACTCAGAGGAGATGTCGATCTCATCTGGGCTGGAGGATGCTGCAACTGAGGAGCTCTGATGCCTGAACAGATGAGATGTGTTCGGATAAACATTTAGTCTGGCTAACAGAAACCTGTGTAGCTATTGTGAATACACAGTACAGTTTACCGGTGTGACAATAACTGTAAGTTGAAACCATAGACCCCCCTCCTGCATGCCACAAACAGCTGAGCATCACAGCTCTCAACCAAATCAGTCACAGAGCCAGGAAACTGGAGGACTGCCTGCAACACAAAACCTGAGGATAAATAACACAAACATGGAGGCATCATCAACACCCGATCGTGACTAAACATGATCTAAAACTACTTGCCTTGAGTTTTTTCTCATCAGTACTGTAAACGTACACCTCGTTGCTTCCAGTGCTGATGAACATATTCGTCCCGAAACCACACTTAACCTTCGGTGAACCTGATTTTCCCAAGAATCCAAATTCTGCCCAAGTCTCCACAGAACTCCGTCCTTCCATCTCTCTGAACTAAAGACACAAACAAGCAGCTACAGGGTGGATATCCGACCCTAACTACAAAACTACCAGGTCAACTAAACTAGATCGAGGCGTAAAGACGTGAAAGCACCGCGCGTTAAGTTTTGACCATTGAAAGTCCTGAACTACATTACCCAAAAAAATTAACCGGAAATAGAAAGTCACTACAGCGGATGAAGATTCAACACACATTTCCATGGTCTTATCTTCGTCCACGAGTTGTAGGAAAACAGGAATCCACTTTTGTTCTGTTTAAATCAGATACATAACATTTATCATAGCAAGTGCAAATTTAATATTTATTTAGGAAAGCCCTTCTAACTACCAACGAAGAAGAAGACGTCAGCGACCCTCGTGGTCTGTATCAACCAATCAAACCAGCCGACGTGAATATCCgccttattttaaaaatatccaGTTCGGTAGTTTTAGGAGATCAGCAGAGAATAAAGCGTTTGTCTTTTGGTACTTATCGGCATGGACCCGTTCAACGAAGAAGGAATTAAGATGTATTTCTTCGAGAACAGACTGAAAACCTTCGACGGGTGGCCTTTTGACAAAGACTGCGCGTGCACCCCAGAGAACGTGAGTGAACGTTCGAAACCTCTAGCTAGCATTAGCAGCCGCTACCTCTTTACGCTGACAACACAGTCAGGTAGAAATAAAAAGAGTCAATAAAAAAATAAGTGACTTCCGCTGTTGCCCTTTTAGAGCTCGGACATATTAGAAGGGAAAATAAAGGCCAGTTGCTTTTTCCTTTAGCGACCAGGACAACTGAATACGCACTTCAGGTTTTCACTACTTTAGCACGCCTTGCTTCATTGTTGTCTGTCTTCTGGTTCCATGCTGTAGATGGCCAGGGCTGGTTTTGTCCACACGCCATCAGACAACAGTCCAGACGTTGCAACGTGTTTCTTCTGCCTGAAAGAGCTGGAGGGCTGGGAGCCGGAGGATGACCCAGAGTAAGGTCAACAGTTTTTGGGTCAGAAATGCAAATGAAACTTGAGGTCTGGTTTGACATCTTCAAAGAGAGAAGTTTGTCCAGAAGCAAAGGTGGTCTAAATTAGAATGATTTTTTTAAGCAAGCAGTTAATATTAATAAATTAATTAgcttttaaaataaaaggaattgtgcatacattttttttttcattttgtagacATATTTCTCCAAACAATCTTTAAGATGTTATCAGTTTAAATTTTTCATTTCAAAGGTCAGGCATAATTGTTTTTGAGGGATTTTATTTCATTAATGCATTTTAAAGCTTTTATACGGTATGTGCTGTTTATCCCATCAAGTAAACAAgagtgtttgtttttttcttacaACAGATTTTGAGGCTATATTTTACAGTTGGGTGCATTTGCCATCACTTAAAGAAACTGTTGTGTAACTTGATTTTATATGATTTGCTCTCATAACACACaggattgtttttgttgttgttgtttgtgtgtgtgtgggggggggggggggatgagtaCTGCAGAATTGTTTTTAGATTTACTTTTTGCTTTAGCTAGACAAAGAATTGTAAGTTTGTGAATGATTTAATGCTTTTCCTGTGTCCAGGAAGGAGCACAAGTCTCATTCACCATCCTGCCACTTCATTGCTCTGAAGAAAAGAGTAGAGGAGCTGACTACGGAGGAGTTTCTAAAACTACAGAAGGAGAAAGAGAAGTTCcttgttgtatgttatttatgtgAACCCTGTATTTTAATTAGTAACAGTGGAACAGTCACCGACGATACTATCGTCCGGTGTTAGTTATTGTTTAACATTTGGTGTTGTCTGATAATTAAAACAGCCAATATTAACAATCATAATTCAGTTCCATCTACTTACTGTTTGTTTCAGGGGAAGAAGGTGGCCATGCAGTAGTTCGCTGGTCATGTGACAGTAATAGGAAACATCTCAGAAGTGTTAGTGTGCATGTAAatacttaccgtaaatcctccaatacaggccggtattcaattaaaggccgggtctccaattgtggccggtgtcaaaGTCGgttgaggtaaataatggccggtctcttattgtggccgggtggaatgtagtaacaagcaagtttaagcgtcccagcggcagggttatagtccccaaatcaaccagcaggaggcagtagaggttcaagcagacctttattaggctttttcttcaacgctttgtaacgctacagacacgatcctctatcacgctcctaccacacagagtcacggtgtcagttaaccatgctaattcaacccactccacagaacacacatcaacttccctgtggcttacataacactcacacaacacgcaaatcagcacataggaactagcagaacgataggaaacacatataacacaatacccagaatgcacctggcttacaaccccagccaggtcattacactatcaagttcaaagagaacgtgctgattatgctgcagaacactctggagagcagcagtagggggtgtatgaactagtcaacttcactatagtgactttttatgcctgtcgtcgactagtcgctgtcacgtgataatgaccggcaagatgcagccctcggaaaagacagcagtctgctgtcagcaggtgacaagctcctgcgctcgggggtggggggtgggggcaacgcgctgtgccagaccgtaggtactgacacgcgatcgttcatgttggttcatttcctttaatgttttctgtcttttatttgcgcctgatgcgtttgctgcatgctgtggagcggggcgctgcgcgcatcaccttgtcctccgacgcactgatcactgatacggccgacaaacagcgagcactccgctgtttttgcggtcggtagatcttttagaactgcagttcaaaggtaactcatgaggtgaatatatatgaacccaggtagcagtttttcttaagaattgagaggagatgcaggaagataataaacagacaggacagaaaaatagtcaaataaaaacaagttagtttttgtacctgctgttgcaacaaacagccaccattgaaggtaatcagaagtgaggaacagaaaatgaaataattattttaatgtttagagcagcaggaactccgagaggctgcaggcgcatcaatgagtttgcggccgctgcgcagggggagggggggagagggctaaagcagggggaggggggagagggctaaagcagggggaggggggagatggctgaagcagaaactaccgttgttaaaagaaatgtgtttaactttgaaaatgtgggcgcaattttaattgtcaaaaactccaaggaacattagttcattttgctcaaatggaaatagaggcctgcctctaatactggccctccttccaataaaggcctggagcttgatgagcttgagtcaaatagaggcccgggcctgtattagaggatttacggtatgtatgtATTGAaattatatacattatatatagtcATATCATTAAATATTGGTAATAATCCACATTAGCAATATGAATATTTAACGATTTTGGCCCAAATTTTTCATATTGCCTTCTTAATTTTGACTCTGCATCATCGTGGTAGGTACTGACCCTTTCTGACTTGTTTATCACAGACTAAAACTGGGAAGGAGGCCATTGCCCTGTTTGAGAGGGCAGCCAAGCAGAAAAGAGAAGAAATCCTCAGGATGGCGATGGGAGAGGAGTAATGGGAGAACAGATTCAGAGGGATGGCTAAGGAGGAGTACGAGTGCCTGAGTGTATTCTGTTTGTTTATTCTATGTGttcctttctgcttgtttgtgtgaATGTTTACTGTTTTGTAGTTTattaatgtttattaaaacaattATAAAAACAACCAGTTTTTGTGGCTGGATTGTGTAAAGAGGTGTAGGGATAAAATtcctcacaacacacacacacacacatggttgtaGTTGTCACCAGTGATGTCAGAACCAATGATGACCTGGTTGGTTAGGACAGCTTTCCCCACACCAATCAAATAAATGCTAGTTAGAAAGCATGCCTTCTTTCTCAGGGGCAGCCTTAATGAAACGAACATAACATGTCTGACAAAACCAGATACAGATTTCTGAAGGAGTGACCCTTGATCATGGTAGTTTAGCCATGCATCGTTGGGTTTTCATGATGTTTGGACACATGATAAAGGCATTACTGTTGATTATTATTAAAGtttgctctacaaaaacctgcagTAAATCTATGGGATTATGAAATGACAGCGGTGCGGGCTCGTGCGTAAACGCAGCTCCCTCCCAGAGTCAGACGCGCTGTGGTTTTGACTTTAATCAGACTCGAGACTCGTTGGGCACATCCTGTCCACGGCGGGGTTTAGTTTCTACCGTGGACATCCTTTTGTGTTGGATCGACCGGATCAGCGTGGTTACGCGAGCTAGACCTCCAGCAGCGCAGGATGAAGGTAACCTTTGGCGCTCTGGTCACCGCAGCGGGTGTCTGCGGTCTTCTGAGCTTCGCCTTTTTGGCGACTTCCCTCGGAACCGATTATTGGTACATCATAGAGATAAACCATGCGAACATGAGCGACTTTAAGAACATGAGTTCCCACTCGGGACTGTGGAGCATCAACGAAGGTGAGCACCAAGTCCCGCGACCACCTTAAATGCATTTCCTAAATGTGAACACGTTTTCCCGTCCTGTTCCATCCATCCAGGCGGAAAGATGCACGCATACTCCATTGACCCCTTCACCGTTAACTACTCCAGACTCTCTGACTCTGAGCGGCGAATGCTGAGTGAGTCTCTCATTTTTTAGCTTTGCTGAAAACGTCTGCTCAGCCTCATGCTGTCAGTACCAGCCATGATGCTCCCTAGCCCTTGTGTTCATCCTGCAGACATGCACGGTGCCGTAGTGGTGATGCTTCCACTCagcctggtcctgctcctgttcggGGGAATCTGTGGACTGGTCAGCTCCCTGGCCAGAAGCCCTGTCCTCCTCACCTCCACAGCCTCCTACTTCTTCATCAGTAGTAAGTTAGATCTCAGTGGGGTGTCCAATGTCAAAAATGTACTCATGTCTTTTTCAGATTTAAATAGTTAACATATGAACATTGGCTTCTTGCACTAGAATATTTTCATTATGGGccctttttattatttaaaaacttTAGATATTGAATTTAAATTAAAACTatcttttatttctgttttttctaGGAAACATGTCAATATTTTATGGAACTTTGTTTTACATCCCACCAAATACAAATTCGAGTATGAAGAGGTTAAATCTATTTAAAATCAAGTCTAAATATACAAAAGTAACTTCaacttctttattttttattttattctacagTTTATTGATAATTCAGCCTTTATTTTATAtcaaatatttgaattttaacaatTTTTAAAATTCCTCAAATGTCACCTTTATGTCCGTTATAATGATCAATTTACTGCACATGCAGCTTAACTGACTGTGGCtttcaaatgtttattattgCTATGTTTACTCTTATATGCATGACATCTATTGGCACCCACAGCAGTTTCTGTACCTGCCAGTTTTCTTCCATTCCCTAGACACAGTAGAGGGCAAAGGTCACGTTTGAGCCTGGACAGCTACATCTAAACAAAAGCACCAGGCTGACGTGTTGCTTCTATTGCCAATAACCTTTTCAGTTTGGACTAAACCCACACAAGCCCTCCTTCAGTCTGGTCAAAGCAGACGCAGGAACGTCTCAGTAATGCTGCAGGAGAGACTGTAGCTCAATACATCATCGCAGGTACGAACAAAATGCAGCAGCTCTGCTTTGCAGCGTCATTTGCCTCAAGGTAAAGTTTGAGCTGTTTAAATGAAAGGAGACGTAATTTACCAACACAAAGGGTAATGTGGTAGACACCAAACCTCAATTTCCTGCAAATGATCTCATTTCTGGTTGATGATGGATTTGGATTACCgttaattacatttattgtgtttATTTGGCTATTTGTGGTAATTAGGTTACAGCCATGAAACGGAGCTAAGCCTCCTGACTCGCAGAAAGAGGAGCTTGTGACAAACGTTTatcaaaaataaaaagcactctGTGTGTAGTTTCCTTTAATAAGCAGCACATGATGATCTAAAGGCTTGAATTAGACTACCACTGAACTCCTCACCTCTCCGATTTTACATTTATCCTGACCGTTGCTCTTTATTAAGTTAAACTCGTAGAGCAAGTGACAATTGAACATATAAAGTATATTTTGTCACCAAGATAAAACTTTGAAAAAGAACAAAAGGAGAAGAAAAAACACACTTTTGCAACTGCATGTGTCTTTTATTAATAGTTGAGCCTAAAATTATGAAAACCTGTGACAACTGAAAAGCAAAGACACCTAAAGGTCAGCATGCAGGACTTCTCAGGCAGCATGCCAAGCCATCCTATAAAGCAGAGAGTAAAATAGAAAAGATAATAAGATTACAGgtgaacacacaaaggcagtaagccattattgtaaccttcaaccattaaaaacaacaaataaaaagacaACTTGGGTTTCCTCAGGGACACAGACATGCTCATGTTGATCCGGTATtacacacatactgaatattgcattggtgttgttgtgtaccaggataatgccagtactagttaaactgaggagttatacaccattactgcagaggggatgaatgacctacggtagcgttctgttttacgtctgggatgtctcagtctgcctctgaaggagctgtccatggtctccacagtggaatgcagtgggtgggaggggttttccaagatgaaggtcatcttccccagaatcctcctttcacacgtctccttaACTGAATCATAGGCAGCCCAGGGCCGTGTACATAcacagtctggccacgacccatagacaggatTTAGTCATGGGGTGGAAACTTTCAATCAGTCTGCACGCAGTCGGACCAGGCTCacagatgtttttcttttttagctTAACTGGTTTCCTGAGTGATGCTTGAGGGACCACTGTTAATTATAATACACAGGGTTTAGGAAGCAAATAGAAGTCATTATTATGAGACAATAAATAGCTATTTTTCAGAGAATTTTATTGACAAGATGACAAAATGGATGCTTAAACGGATTTGGAccgctttaaaatattgtttgtaaataatatatattattattattaatcatattaataataatattaaaagatCAGAAAAATGAACAGCAGTACACAAGTCTTTGATTGACCTTAGTTTGGAGAAATAAAGATAAGTTTGGGGCTGAATGGTGGCAAAATTAGTCGCACTGTTGCCCGAAGGTCTctggttcaaatcctggctgtTGTCTTTCTgcgtagagttagcatgttctcctcatgcacatgTGAGTTTCATctggtactctggtttcctccagaccaaaaacatgcacgtTAGGTTGATCAGAAACTCTAACATTGTCTCTAAttgtgagtgtgtgactggtagtttgtccctgtgatggactggagacctatcCAGAGTGTCTCCTGCCTCTGCTGTTGGACTCTTGAATGACAAtcctagggctgcccactccagtcgcttggtttcagtcacatgaccctgtgatgTGTTTGTACCAGAACTGATCTGTACTTAAACTGTCTataattattgccactttatattatgattttatcatgagatattcttacttcctatatttgcttatctttctttttgcaccaagtaccacagcaatttcctaatgttgtgatttctcgcacatatggcaataaaacccttctgattctgattctgactcAACCAATGCCAGAGGAAGCAGCTCATTAAAAACAGCACAGCTTGCTGTTAGTCTGTGGTTCAGTCATGTCCCAGCTGTGCTTCTGTCTCTACCGTTTCTCTGCTCTCTGCAGTCAAGTGCATAAAAATGAGACATCAGACAGTTTCCTCATCATAACCTCACTTTGTGGCACCTAGGGGTCTAATTGTAATAAAGTCTTTATTAGACCCACCCTGGGTAGCTCCATTTGCATCCTCTAAAAGCAGGAACAAGCTGTCAAAATTAAAAGGGTTTCCAGTGGCAACGCTGTGAAAGTCTTGGTCTAGTCTCCGATGGTGAGAGATACGAATAAGCATCGTTGCACATCCGTCTCTCAGTATGAGGTTTGTGGAGGCATGCTTTTACAGATCACAGCTCTTGTGATCAGAAAGGTTTGACTTAGAGTAAAATGTCAGCTtgtgtttgtgtaaaaaaatctTTTGTAGATAGTTTCCTGAACAGCCTTagttaggagacagagttgatgtcttacaggactgatgagctaaccgaTAGTCTGAATGTAGCTAAGAACAAAGTGTTTTCCAGCTGTCAGCTGATTTGGAGACAGAACTAACTTGCTGTATCTTTTGTTTTGCTTCCTTGCCCAGGTCTGCTGACCCTTTGTGGTGCAAGCCTCTACATCATATACTCGTACCAGGCCCTGGCTGAGACCGAGAGGCTGGTGGGACAGCAGAGTTTGGCCAACATTCACACCTCCTTCGGCTGGTCTCTGCATCTAGCCTGGCTCTCCTTCAGCCTGGAGATAACCATCGGAGCACTTCTCCTCACAGCGGCGCAAATGGCCAAGCTGCAGCACAGAGTTCCCAGCACTGCCTGACAGCATCAGACCACAGCGGGTCACTAGTGGTTTGTGAGACCTCAGTGGATTGAGTCCGGTCTTTTGTTTCTGACATAAAACGTGAGCACACAGCAGCTTGATGAATGTTGGAGAGCGGTGTTATAAAGGTGTTTTGTAAATGTAACATTTTTAATTATCATCAGAGTGCATCTGTTTGTAATAATGTGTTGTTCACCCCTCATCTTTGTTTTGCTTCCAAGCTGAGACTTTTAAGTGATCCTGGTCAGTATTTCTCCCAAAGTTCTGTATACGGATTTTGGGCTTTGGTTGCCCTTTCCTTTGTTTTCTGTCCATTACCCGATCATTCACTCTTACTTTTGAATAATTCAAACATACAAAGTTCATTAATCGAAGCAAGGAATCAGTGATCACATGACATTGTGAAGATTGTAACACATAACCCTGGCTTTCCGCCGGATGTGTAATGTATTGAAATCtgcttgtcttttattttgaaagttgctgAATGCTGTACACTGGTCCTGTGTTTGACTTGCTGTTTGACCCGATCTGACCTGCTGAGTTTGATGGCTCGACCGCTGAACTGTGGCTTAAATTTCAAAAGCAAAAGGCCAAGACGATGATTAGTTTAGGCAAGCATTTGCTCTAAAAGGGAAACATGAACACTGTAGAAATAATACAGGCACATCTAGAATTGCTTGAATAACTTGAAAATGTTCTCA
This Nothobranchius furzeri strain GRZ-AD chromosome 16, NfurGRZ-RIMD1, whole genome shotgun sequence DNA region includes the following protein-coding sequences:
- the faap100 gene encoding Fanconi anemia core complex-associated protein 100 isoform X3 translates to MEGRSSVETWAEFGFLGKSGSPKVKCGFGTNMFISTGSNEVYVYSTDEKKLKAILQFPGSVTDLVESCDAQLFVACRRGVYGFNLQLLSHRHQSSSVAASSSPDEIDISSEFLVAGADGVSSLLLVGSVLLTLSQSGASWLLTLYKRPEQTLPSSYEVIGSFCLPLVSPVIQGDAGQTTKSVLNCIHYDDGTPSSSSLGGTDTRSSRVCLEPVLFKLLFGVEAALAKSPVILCGLPDGRLCFLPLRLPGSQLRVLHSLEQPVVLVGASVVMETDPRHARCLVVVGEQGRVVLIRTDKADPERGGSVAGFTEVCVSGPVECGCVDQSCLYYSTGSDLLMLDLSERSAGREDNERSEEGARQNPTSLNVCRVIALNEPTRCAAGEVQLLGLSARGQLQSIRLPLRGQEVGPSKPLSSQVSRSVRDLLSAIGDVCERASVLKTVIKSKNLSLRQLNQVVNISFLLTARGKTREPPTEEKSIRCHSTVSAEEANTGRGESCQVIVEIQIESSSITAVCGLHHAVLHRMQTLLKKTPDEAAPSTQVQTSGLRRALQRAEVLHTQISEALSVGLSSGQTNPFLLRVYQELRENPLLII
- the birc5a gene encoding baculoviral IAP repeat-containing protein 5a, giving the protein MDPFNEEGIKMYFFENRLKTFDGWPFDKDCACTPENMARAGFVHTPSDNSPDVATCFFCLKELEGWEPEDDPEKEHKSHSPSCHFIALKKRVEELTTEEFLKLQKEKEKFLVTKTGKEAIALFERAAKQKREEILRMAMGEE
- the tmem235b gene encoding transmembrane protein 235, translated to MKVTFGALVTAAGVCGLLSFAFLATSLGTDYWYIIEINHANMSDFKNMSSHSGLWSINEGGKMHAYSIDPFTVNYSRLSDSERRMLNMHGAVVVMLPLSLVLLLFGGICGLVSSLARSPVLLTSTASYFFISSLLTLCGASLYIIYSYQALAETERLVGQQSLANIHTSFGWSLHLAWLSFSLEITIGALLLTAAQMAKLQHRVPSTA